In a single window of the Salvelinus namaycush isolate Seneca chromosome 18, SaNama_1.0, whole genome shotgun sequence genome:
- the LOC120062889 gene encoding intracellular hyaluronan-binding protein 4-like, whose amino-acid sequence MLPDDYGCVVANRFCQLVDDEADPFDFIKQAEVQKEKKKKANQMTVKPKKPGQRESQGDRRVSVLADREDNLPRNETGAKWSARGGGVQNESRGVVEAESGARRGVLGERRTNQEEHPLDYSIQKPAHYAYGQVQGGGGGYRNMDTTGSFNLRGKREYEPHCGTGISLEEKRGGRGPWNRGCVQDPISMGLSEVEGDVVVQVAMEMSLDEWKALQERSRPKAEFNLRKLDCKVPSKARVIHKSKCIENLKAESVEEEDCHFSSLRRSANDITSHLEFNFGSLLRSSRGGKGQGRGERGGMTERAYVLAPNPEDPDDFPALAVGR is encoded by the exons ATGCTCCCGGACGACTACGGTTGTGTGGTGGCGAATCGTTTCTGTCAGCTTGTGGATGACGAGGCCGACCCGTTTGACTTTATAAAACAGGCCGAGGTACAAAAGGAGAAGAAAAAGAAAGCAAACCAAATGACAGTGAAGCCTAAAAAACCTGGACAGAGGGAGTCCCAGGGAGATAGGCGGGTCTCCGTTTTAGCCGACAGAGAAGACAACCTGCCAAGAAATGAAACAG GTGCTAAGTGGTCTGCCCGAGGGGGAGGGGTCCAGAATGAGAGCAGAGGGGTGGTGGAGGCTGAGAGTGGTGCAAGGCGAGGTGTCCTTGGGGAACGCAGGACCAACCAAGAGGAACACCCACTGGATTACTCCATCCAGAA GCCAGCTCATTATGCTTATGGCCAAGTTCAAGGAGGTGGAGGTGGCTACAGAAACATGGATACTACCGGTAGCTTCAACCTGAGAGGCAAGAGAGAATATGAACCCCACTGTGGAAC AGGCATCTCCcttgaggagaagagaggaggacgtgGGCCCTGGAACAGGGGCTGTGTTCAAGACCCTATTTCCATGGG CCTATCGGAGGTGGAGGGGGATGTGGTGGTCCAAGTTGCCATGGAGATGTCTCTGGACGAGTGGAAGGCCCTGCAGGAGCGGAGTCGCCCCAAGGCAGAGTTTAACCTCCGTAAGCTGGACTGCAAGGTGCCCTCCAAGGCCAGAGTAATACACAAGTCCAAATGCATTGAG AACTTGAAGGCGGAGTCTGTGGAGGAAGAGGACTGCCACTTCTCCAGTCTGCGCAGGTCTGCCAATGACATCACTTCCCACTTGGAGTTCAACTTTGGCAGCCTGCTGCGCTCCAGCCGAGGGGGGAAGGGACAAGGCAGGGGGGAAAGAGGGGGGATGACTGAAAGG